From the Trifolium pratense cultivar HEN17-A07 linkage group LG4, ARS_RC_1.1, whole genome shotgun sequence genome, the window aattaaggcaacaactagctttttcACATCCAGGGACTAAGTCGttaagtaatttatccagcattttttgggcatcaagaaagcattcataatgcattttcctcaaaggtcattgaAGCATTCATCCCTTGCAAATCTTAAgaaacattagggacaagggtcattaatttcataatgtaataTCACTTTCAATTGCATttgcagaattgaatttagggactaagggtcattcatgcattattatgaataaaaattcataattttttaaaatagaaaagaggacaccgatagagacaattgcttgagtagtagcaattaaggcaacaactagctttttcACATCCAGGGACTAAGTCGttaagtaatttatccagcattttttgggcatcaagaaagcattcataatgcattttcctcaaaggtcattgaAGCATTCATCCCTTGCAAATcttatgaaacattagggacaagggacattaagttcataatgcaaaatcacttttaattgcagTTGCATAATTGAATTTAGGAACTAAGGGTCATTaaagcagaatatatatccattcatgcattattataaaaaaaattcataaattttttaatagaaaagaggacaccgatagagacaattgcttgagtagcaattaaggcaacaactagctttttcacattcagggactagagtctttaagtaatttatccagcATTTATTGGGCATCAAGAAagcattcataatgcattttcctcaaaggtcattgaagcaatcatcccttacaaaacttatgaaacattagggacaagggtcattaatttcataatgtaatatcacttttaattgcatttgcagaattgaatttagggactaagggtcattcATGCattgttatgaataaaaattcataattttttttaatagaaaagaggacaccgatagagacaattgcttgagtagcaattaaggcaacaactagctttttcacattcagggactagagtctttaagtaatttatccagcattttttgggcatcaagaaagcattcataatgcattttcctcaaaggtcattgaagcattcatcccttacaaaacttatgaaacattagggacaagggtcattaatttcataatgtaataTCACTTTCAATTGCATttgcagaattgaatttagggactaagggtcattcatgcattattatgaataaaaattcataaattttttaatagaaaagaggacaccgatagagacaattgcttgagtagcaattaacgcaacaactagctttttcacattcagggactagagtctttaagtaatttatccagcattttttgggcatcaagaaagcattcataatgcattttcctcaaaggtcattgaagcaatcatcccttacaaaacttatgaaacattagggacaagggtcattaatttcataatgtaatatcacttttaattgcatttgcagaattgaatttagggactaagggtcattcATGCattgttatgaataaaaattcataattttttttaatagaaaagaggacaccgatagagacaattgcttgagtagcaattaaggcaacaactagctttttcacattcagggactagagtctttaagtaatttatccagcATTTTTTGGGCATCAAGAAAGCATTCATAATACATTttcctcaaaggtcattgaagcattcatcccttacaaaacttatgaaacattagggacaagggtcattaatttcataatgtaatatcacttttaattgcatttgcagaattgaatttagggactaagggtcattcATGCattgttatgaataaaaattcataattttttttaatagaaaagaggacaccgatagagacaattgcttgagtagcaattaaggcaacaactagctttttcacattcagggactagagtctttaagtaattaaaaattcataaattttttttcaatagaaaagaggacaccgatagagacaattgcttgagtagcaattaaggcaacaactagctttttcacattcagggactagagtctttaagtaatttatccagcattttttgggcatcaagaaagcattcataatgcattttcctcaaaggtcattgaagcaatcatcccttacaaaacttatgaaacattagggacaagggtcattaatttcataatgtaatatcacttttaattgcatttgcagaattgaatttagggactaagggtcattcATGCattgttatgaataaaaattcataattttttttaatagaaaagaggacaccgatagagacaattgcttgagtagcaattaaggcaacaactagctttttcACATTCAAGGACTAGAGTCtttaagtaatttatccagcattttttgggcatcaagaaagcattcataatgcattttcctcaaaggtcattgaagcattcatcccttacaaaacttatgaaatattagggacaagggtcattaatttcataatgtaatatcacttttaattgcagttgcagaTTGAATTTTGGGACTAAGGgtcattcatgcattattatgaataaaaattcataattttttttaatagaaaagaggacaccgatagagacaattgcttgagtagcaattaaggcaacaactagcttttccacattcagggactagagtctttaagtaatttatccagcATTTTGTGGGCATCAAGAAagcattcataatgcattttcctcaaaggtCAATGAAGCATTCATCCCGtgcaaaacttatgaaacattagggacagggtcattaagttcatataatgtaatatcacttttaattgcagttgcgggattgaatttagggactaagggtgaTCAAAGCAGAATATTCATCCAtttatgcattattatgaataaaaaatcataaaaaaaatttaatagaaaagaagacaccgatagagacaattgcttgagtagcaattaaggcaagaACTAGCtttttcacattcagggactagagTCATTAGGTAATTTATCCAACATTTTTTGGGTATCAAGAAATCCAATCCCTTACAAAATTTGCAGGTTCAGTTTTTTCGAAGATTAAAGGTTTCTGAAAAATCAAGAAGCCTGGTTGTTCCCAACAAGGTTCGATTATAAATCAGATAGAGCAAATATGTAGGAATGAAAATGATAGAGAGGAAATTCTAAGTACTTGTGTTATAGAATGCTTATGGGCGTGACGCTGGTAGTTGAAAGAAGGCAGCTTGGTGCTGATATTCTGTGGCACAAAGCCTTAGACCAGTCTCGGGCAATGTTCCGGGTGATGTAGAGCTTTTGTTTGAGTCCAAGAATGGATTTCCACTCTGCAATTCAAATGCCGCATGaataagttttttaattttgttattggaaataagttgttttcagcttctGAAAGACTGAAACATGCATAACAATGGCAATGGCATCCAATATATAGGTCACTAGGTCTGTGTAAAATTTAGGTTTAATTACTCCGTCAGTCCCTGAACTATTTAGAAATTTCTAACTAGGCTGTTGACTACAAAAGTCTGTAATTATGTCATTGAACTAGTCAATAATTTGTAATTGAATCCCTTAACTTTAAATAATTTGTGATCGGTTAACTAGTTCAAAGACTCGATTTAAATAATTTGTAACTAGGTCTCTAAACTTGTCACtgattataaattatttaaaaattctggTACCCAATTATAAAAGACTAAGTTGAAGACCCAACTACAAACTATTTTAGTTCAATTACCTATTTAGATATTCTCAAATAGTTCAGAACCGGCAGATAATTAAACCTAAAATTTAATGATCAAGTCctcacttaaaaaaataaagtttgaagTACCCAAAATAAATCAGAGATGAAGATATCTCAAAGCCAGAAACAATTATTCCAAATTCAAAACTAAAGAAAGTAAAGCAGTACCAAAGGCAAACTCTGTTGAACATTAGAATTTGTGGATTCGTCCTTATTGTTGTTGTACTCTGGAGCAGGAATCCTGAACGGCTTTCCATATAATGAATGGGTACTCATGAACTGAAAATCTTCTGTTGTTTACCCGCTAGGAGGTTTTCACAATGACACGCCATTTCTTTATATGGCATGTTACAAGGTGTTGAAACAGAAATCCTTCCTACATGATTTGTTGTCTCCAAAACCTGCAGACGAAATATCATTTTTcaactcattatttttttagaattaaTAATAGAACTGTGTTGAAGAGAATATTTTTCAAACCACAGAATTTATTCTATtatatcaagaaaaaaaattcacactgGATCCAGCATTTGACAAATTGACCGTTTAAATGTGGAGCTCGGTAAAATGAATGCCCGACTAAAAAGTATGTCTATTAACGGGGAAATTGACACGGAGCCATCACAAAGACACAAATACTATGACATTACAAAATTTTGAGTCCCATGGGATGTGAAGCATGGACAGACacccaagaactcaacatattaGAAATGTAACAGTAGAATTTGGTGATTTAGTTTGACCAAGTGTTCAATACATGGCTCCTTATTTTGGAGATTTAGTGCTTGTGTcatgtgttaagaagtctctgATAGTTAACCAACACAAACACAATTCTTTAATTCCTTGTTCTCCTTTGCAGTATAACTTGCTTTAGACTATCGAGTGGGTACTGCTACtgttttcatttcattcatgGCTATCTAATAggttaataaaaaacaaaacttgaaaAGCTTTGGGCATTGAGATCCTTCCATCTGCTCTGATTCTTAACAGGAAAGTACCTTTATGTCTTTCTAGTTTAGTTGTGCTGAGGTCGGAAAATATACTTGACTTTTATGCGAAAGCCACTTTCTTGACTCTCCTCAATAGCTTATGTTATCTTGTGTAGGTACAAAATGGTTAATATTTCCATAAGGGAAAACCCAAACATTTTATCCTAAAAACACGACTCCTAAGAAAAAACACGAAAACTAATTTGAtccttcaaaaattaaaagtatcATAGAAGATTTAGGGTGCATTTGGAAGAGCTTATTTGGACTTATTTATAGAATAAGCACTGAATTTCagagagcttataaaaatagctcGTGACATGTCTATAAACTTTTtttagaaatagcttatacatagaTGTTTATATGAAAAGCACCAATTCATTAAGCACTTAATTGAGTTTTGTACCCAACACACCCTTAATACCATGTCAATAGCTAAATCAATCCAAAAGACCAAAACTTAACCTGTAGGTGTAGGTCTCAAAATAGTTTATCTCTAACTAGTGCAATTCTAAATGtgtgtttggattagcttatcaaaatatCTTATAATCAAAATCTTTTTAGGGGAACTTTAGAGAAAAATCAAAAATCAGATTTTTCATTATTCCCTATAACTTAATTTAAACCGAACTTGTTATTAGTGTGTATATATCAATGAACAGGAAAACTTACTGAACCCAAAATGTCATCAACACTCAGCAGGATTAGATTATCTGAAAACTGTTGTCCACCAGCATTGGCTTGGCCCAAACCAGAATCTGGAATGTCATCATCAATAGTAAATAATGGAATATCAACCTGCATAATTTCATGTAGGTGAACTATACAGGTTAAAATACAAtcgaaatatatatattttttaaaaaattaaacatatgaGCAGAGCTGTGCAAATTACCATATCAGAATGTTTATCGTCCTTTAGTCCAGACTGGTAAGCATTTCCTGTTGCATCATCTGGTGAAAATTTATTAGGCAGCCGTTCTTTTAACATGGATGACTCCTGTTGCACAAAAAATGTACGTTAACACACTGATCCTGATAAAGAAGTGTAAcattaaatgataaataataaatagttgTTACATTTACAGGTTTTTCTAGACCCTGCACTATCATAGTAGCAAACGATTCATTTGACTGGCTTTCAGTTAGTTTGATCGATGAAAGTGCATTTAAAGCATACTCATGATCCTCGTTTGATCCGTAAACCTTACTTGGCTGCCTAACTGTATTAACAACAGCTTGTAACTTGCTGTCGTTAACCAGTTGCAGGAAAGGATCAACCTGAAAAGAAGCATAAAAACTATTAGAGATACAAAGGAGCTATTAATCATGTAAAATACCAGTAGGAAGTAGGTAGAATACCATGTAAACTATTAGAGATACAAAGGAGCTATTAATCAtgtacaaaacaaaacaaaatgtaCATACATTTCATAAAAATGAATAACTCAACATAGTAATAACACCAACAgatatatttcataaaaataagatCTTAAAGGTCCATAACCTGTTTAATTTCATGCCACATGTCCTTCGCTGAGATACCCTCGTAAGAACCCGATATAACAAAGACAGGGCAATCTGAGACATGAACATATTCTGCAGCAATTGCAAATGTGACGGGAGATTGCTCTTTTACAAATTTAAGGATTGTATTTCTTTTCATCCATTGCCTGAAAAGATATTAATAAGTTAGAGCTGCTTGTGAAATCACGAATGTTCTTGAAATATCAAGAATTAAAAATCGGTA encodes:
- the LOC123921300 gene encoding uncharacterized protein LOC123921300 — protein: MIKKLVCSICADNLLCLLRQWMKRNTILKFVKEQSPVTFAIAAEYVHVSDCPVFVISGSYEGISAKDMWHEIKQVDPFLQLVNDSKLQAVVNTVRQPSKVYGSNEDHEYALNALSSIKLTESQSNESFATMIVQGLEKPVNESSMLKERLPNKFSPDDATGNAYQSGLKDDKHSDMVDIPLFTIDDDIPDSGLGQANAGGQQFSDNLILLSVDDILGSVLETTNHVGRISVSTPCNMPYKEMACHCENLLAGKQQKIFSS